A genomic region of Cyprinus carpio isolate SPL01 chromosome B11, ASM1834038v1, whole genome shotgun sequence contains the following coding sequences:
- the LOC122138811 gene encoding uncharacterized protein LOC122138811, translating into MAQTYTLSLPAEDRERYLKKLLDTGLQRCPFEMVENWINDPTQWPNMDYSDIYHYLVESPSLYTSETMKNKRSLEAHKFFVSGWVQAVLHIKTDKCFVFKSSVKPSWRVTSKPHNTWVAVENSGKVRAAHCDCMAGLGESCSHVGAVLYKLEASVRLGITTTVQLQMFVCAAQYADFVTWTPQQTTIFRILKDYEFIKGMVDVISRFWAKHIHPRLMTTVLQSETEPDSEGVDRQRCESNLSAHQSPAL; encoded by the exons AtggcacaaacatacacactctctTTGCCGGCCGAGGACCGTGAGCGGTATTTAAAGAAGCTACTGGATACGGGGTTACAGAGGTGTCCCTTTGAAATGGTCGAAAACTGGATTAATGACCCCACGCAGTGGCCAAATATGGACTATTCAGACATCTACCATTATCTCGTGGAATCACCAA GCCTGTACACAtcagaaacaatgaaaaacaaaaggtCCCTGGAGGCCCATAAGTTTTTCGTCAGTGGTTGGGTCCAGGCtgttttacacataaaaacagacaaatgctttgtttttaaaagcagtgtTAAACCTTCTTGGAGGGTGACTAGCAAGCCCCACAACACCTGGGTAGCTGTGGAAAATAGTGGCAAAGTTAGAGCAGCTCACTGCGACTGCATGGCAGG aCTAGGGGAAAGCTGTTCCCATGTGGGTGCAGTTCTGTATAAATTGGAAGCCTCAGTCCGCCTGGGCATCACCACCACT GTTCAGCtgcaaatgtttgtgtgtgcagcacagtatgcaGACTTTGTTACTTGGACCCCACAGCAGACCACCATCTTTAGAATCTTAAAAGATTATGAATTCATTAAAGGAATGGTGGACGTGATCAGCAGATTTTGGGCAAAACACATTCACCCACGATTGATGACAACAGTGCTACAAAGTGag ACTGAACCAGACAGCGAGGGAGTGGACCGTCAAAGATGTGAAAGCAACCTTTCAGCACACCAATCACCCGCTCTGTaa